The following is a genomic window from Salarias fasciatus chromosome 10, fSalaFa1.1, whole genome shotgun sequence.
ACAGTGAGTGTACTAAagataaaatcaaaacaaaaacaaggtcaGATACCGATTGGATTATTAGACCATCTTCAGAGGGTTCTGTGcgtttgtttgattttcctACTGGGGGCCGATCCATGGTGCGCCCTGCCTCCACAGCAACACTAGACTGGTGAACTGTGGGCACTGGCATGGAAGCGTAACAGTGCTTTAATGTTTAATGAGTGTTCTAATGATTAATTTATTCCAAAAACATGTAATCCATCTCAAGTTTACCTGTTTCAATACATAATTACTGTTTATTCTGTTACCAAGTCTGAAACGATCAAACAGGCCGAGTCCCTGTGAATCAATCAAatccatgaacacaccatgagtTCCACCAGGCCTGAACCGTCTGATACATTTATTGTGGGCACAAGAATAGCACCTTATTGAGAGAACAGTCTACAAATGTCAGATCACTCACAATATGATTTCCAAGACATTCTTCCAGTGAATGTAGTGATAAAGCCCAAACACACTGGGTGTTGTCTCTTCTGTGGCAGCAGTTTCTGAATTCCATGTGGCATCTAAAACTTCCATCAAAGTTTACGCCTTATTAAAGAGTTCACAAAGCATCGAAGTTCACTTCAGGCCAAGCTGTGTCCCAGTAAAACttgtagctttaaaaaaaaatgcctgaatGTGCTACTGATTCAAtctcatttgaaaataaatatcaaGCATAAAAACTTAGAGGCATGTGCAAAGACTACATTTTTAACATCGCACGAATTCAGAGAAATGAACTTCGGAAAATGCAAGAGAAGTCTACAAAGTCCCGATTGAGCTCATTACTGCCATCTCCCTAGTTTTCAAAGTTTGGTGCAAAGTTTCCACACATGAATATGGAGTTGAATGTTTTCATGTGCAGTTTTCATCTTACATGAAACTCATCAAACATGCAGTATTTCCAAAAGATTCAGCTGACCAGCTTCTATGTGCTACTAGTGCGCCTTCTGTAGCAGAGGCTaaaccgccacctgctggatgTTATGGGTGAAGACTTCAAATAGTTTGACAAATAATTCAATACACAAAACTTTAATAGTGCCTGCAATCTGAAAAACTAACATGTAGAAACAAGGTTTGAAGGAAAGAAGTTTACATCAATTGTTCTATATATAACTGTAAAATCAGAGTTAGAGTTGAACTGTGGGAAAGAGAAACAAGGTTTGTAGTGAGATCTTTTAAAAGAATGATAAATGCGAAATTACTGAACAGGATAAAGTGCTCTTCCTTTCTTGGCCACCTCCTAGTCTTTGGGAGCTTCATTTGCTAAACTGTCCAGATTTTTTCCATCAAAGCGGATGAAGTGCCAGCCCTCGCTGTCAGTCAGGTCCTGAGCCCCTTTAGCGGCATAGAAGTCTCGAGATGGAGTATTCCAGTCCAACACCGACAGATTCAGACGCGCGCACTGCTTCTCCTTCCCCACCTGACGAGAGAACCACAATGACGACATTAATCCTGAGCTTTCACGGTGTTACAGTAGAAAAGAAGATTCAGATTACAGATTAATACACAACATCCAGGTAAAAAAGTCATCCTTACCGCAGCAACTTTGGAGAGCAAACTCTTGCCGATTCCTTTTCCTACACAAGACAGtcataaaaaatatgaaaacaaatgtaaatcataagttttttttctgagtgcaATAAAATTAACCATATTAAAACTATTTCGTTTAAGTCTTCTAACACACATCCCACCTCGGAATTCTTGCATCACGTACAGGTCCTCCAGATAAATGCACCGGCCCCTCCACGTACTGTAGGTGTAGAAATACAAGGCGTATCCTACAACTGTATGTCCTATATGAACAGAAGGAAAAGCAGGGAGACATCAGAGAGCTGACATGATCTGCAGTAACATCTGAAATGCTTTACATTGCTGCATGATCTGCTAGTAATACGTACAAGACTGTTA
Proteins encoded in this region:
- the sat2b gene encoding diamine acetyltransferase 2b — translated: MDFRVRASTKEDCRDISRMIMELAVYENMPDQVKISHEELERDGFCQNPFFECLVAEVPEEHKSKDGHTVVGYALYFYTYSTWRGRCIYLEDLYVMQEFRGKGIGKSLLSKVAAVGKEKQCARLNLSVLDWNTPSRDFYAAKGAQDLTDSEGWHFIRFDGKNLDSLANEAPKD